The Thiohalomonas denitrificans genomic interval CATCCTCCAGGTCCTGTGCGACGACGGCGGCGACTTCCGGCGAGGCCATGTCGGCCTGCAGCTTGTCGCGGTCCAGGCCGAGGCCTTCGACCAGTGGCCAGACTCGTGCGATTTGTGCGGTATGGTTTTGTACCCATTGGTTCTGGTTTGCCAGCAGGGTTTCCAGTACCGGCCAGAACTGGCCCTGCCTGCGGGCCGCTTCCATCAGCGCGACGACTTGGTCCGAACCCTGGTGGAAGGGGGCGTAGCGCAGTACCAGGCGGATCTGATCGGGATTGTCGGCCAGCATCTCCTTGACCGCGGGATAGAAGGTCCGGCAGGTCCCGCAGGCCGGGTCGAGGAATTCGACGATAACCACCGGTGCACCGGCCGGGCCGAGTGTGGGCGAGTGCATGCGGACCAGTGATGAAGGGTTGGCCTCGGCCCGTTGTGAGGACTCCTGGTTTTTCTCCGCGGTATAGATCAGTGCGCCGAAGACAAAGGCCAGCACCAGGCTCGCGAAGGCAATGATGAACAGGGTCTTTTGCTTCATTGGGAACCTCTGAAACGCGCCGCGACAAGTAGTACGGCGATGGTTGAAAAGGCCGCGATCGACATCATCGGGATGGTCAGGAAACCGAACCACTCGACAAAGGTTTCCGAGCAGGGCACGCCCTTGCTACAGGGCTGGATGCTCTCGGGGATTACCCCTTCGATCAGGAGTAGCTGGAAGCCGGCGAGCAATCCGCCGAGCAGGGGCAGCGGCAGTGTGTACCGGATGACCTTGAGGTCGAGCGGGAACAGCCCCAGGGGCAGAATCACCGCCAGCGGAAACATGAAGATGCGTTGGTACCAGCAGAGACTGCAGGTTGGTACCTCCATGACTTCGCCGAAAAACAGTGCGCCGAGGGTGGAGATAGCGGACAGCAGCCAGGCGGCGAAGATCAGCAGCCAGGCGGTGGATACATGGCCCGTGTCGGAGTTGGGCTTTGGATTCATCGGAAAGGGGTTTCCGTCCATTCAATGGCGCTTTGTGCCTGCGCCTTATCAGTCGGTAGGTCGGGAGTATACTCAGTAGACCCTGGCGGGAGCTACGGGTTCCGAGGCAAAACTGCTGGTACCGACATAGAGGCAAGGGCGTGCTTTGACATAAATGGAATTACAAACAATATTTAGACTCATTCGATTCCTGAATGGACACGGCAGACGGGACGCTCCATGTGAGGGTTCTCGGCCGTAGGCAACACAGGGAGGTGTGCCATGACGGAAATCATGATGATCAGCGGTATCATCGCGGCGATGCTCTTGCCGTTCATTCTGCTCATTGGCGGTCCGGCGGCGGCTGTCTGGCTGATTTGCAGAACGTGCGTCCGGAAAGAGGACATCTGAAGCCCAGGCCGCAACCTCTACTCCTCTGGGCTTCTGGCGAATTTCACCGTATAGCCCAACGGAGGGGCTGCTAAACGACAGCCCCTCGTTGGGCAGTTATCCCCTTCCCCGATACAAACCACCCATTCATCAGTTCGTACGACCCTATGTGGATCTTGCAACCTTTGACGCGATCTCTCGCCACTGTTGGGCCAGGCCGGGAGCGTCGGGGCTTTCGTGCTTAAAGAAGACGTAGGCGCTCTTCCACGGCTGGCCGAGCACTTGGCTCGCCATGGCAGTGAGATCTGCCGCGGTGTATTCGCCCCGGCGCAGCCGCAGGTATCCCCAGTCGGTGGTGGCGCGCAGGGTGGTCATGATTTCGTCATTGAACCCGAGGGCACATCCGTTATCGGCGAGTAGCCGGTAGATTTCGTCGCAGAGCCAGCTTGGGTGCCGGAATTCAAAGGCGACGCGCAGCTTCGGCGGCAGTTGTGCAATGAGGTCCTCCAGGCTGGCTCTGTCCAACTGAAAACGGGGTGGCAGCTGGAACAACAGCGGTCCCAGGCGTGGGCCGAGGGTAGTGATGGTATCGATTAGATAGTGGAGATCCTCATCCACATCGTACAGCCGTTTCGCGTGGGTGATGCGCTGGGGAACCTTGATGGAAAAACGAAAGCTCCCTGGGACCTGCGACGCCCAGGTGGCGAGGCCAGCGAGGGTGGGAAAGCGGTAGAAGGTGCTGTTGATCTCTACTGCATTGAATTGCCGGGCGTACCAACTCAACAGGTCACGCTCAGCGATCCCCTGCGGGTAAAAGGAACCCTTCCACCCCTTGTATGCGAAGCCGCTGGTGCCGATGTAGAGGCGCATGGCTGTTTTGTCGGGTACTTCGGAAAAGCTTAGCGTAGTTCCGGCGTGGCCTGCTCGTGCTATGGATGCAGCTTGGGGCTGCCAGAGGTTTAGAAGAGCGGAAGCCGCCCGACTTCCGCCCGGCGGCTTCGACGGTGGGGCTTACTCCGCCGTTAAGGGCGCGGTCTTTTCTTCGCCGGCTTCTCCATTGATGGAGATGTCGGCTTTTTCCCGCAGGGCGGCGATGTATTCGCTGACCCGGCGCTGCTGAGTCATCTGCGCCAGCTGTCCCTTGAGGTCCTCGAAGGCGGGTGGTTCGGACTGGCGGCTCTCATCCAGTTTGATGACGTGCCAACCGAAACGGGTGTTTACCGGTTCCTTCGAATAGCTGCCAGTCTCCATTTGCTGGAGCGCCTGGGAGAAAGGCGGCACCATCTGTTGCGGGTTGATCCAGCCTAGATCCCCGCCATTCTTGCCGGTGGGGCCGGTAGAGTGCTCGCCGGCCAGCTCGGCAAAATCCGCACCATCATCAAGCTGTGCAATCAGCTGCTCCGCCTGCTCCTTTTCCTCCACCAGGATGTGGCTGGCCTTGTATTCGGAGATCACCAGGCTGTCTTTGAGCTGGTCATACTCTGCGCGGAGTTGTTCGTCGGTGGCCGGGTTATCTTCCATGGCCTTGCGCACCATGGCGGAGACCAGAATGCGGGTGCGCAGTTGCTCGAGTTCCTGGAGGACCTTGGGGTCCTTGTCCAGGCCTCGCTGGAGCGCGTCCTCGTAGACGAGCTCCTGGGTGACCAGCTCGTTCAACAGCGCTTCTTCGTCTTGCGGCTGGGACGAATCGGCACGGGCGTCGCGGTATTTGTTCAGCTCACTTTCGGTGATCGACTTGCCGTTGAGGGTGGCAACGACCTTCCCCTGTGGTTCCCCGGCTGCTTCGGTGCTGCCTTGCTCACTGCAGCCCGCGATGCCGAGTGAAAGCCCGAAGACGGTTGCGAGAAAGAGAGGGGTTCTGCGGTTATATGACTCCATCGTTATTATTTTCGCTCCTGATTGGGAAAAAGGATTGCCAAAGGTTCCGCTCGAAATCAAACGTGAATCGCATCTGGCGTGGTGGCATCTGGGGTACCGTACACCATGCGCGACGTTCGGGCAGCCTCCCGCCCTGAGGCGCTGACGGCATTTGTCTACCGGAGTCTATCGCAGGGGTCCATGCGCTGAACGATTACTTCTTCGCAAATTTGGCCATATCTATGGATTTGCGGGCCACGGGGCGCCGGGGACAGGCTCGAGGGGCTCATTCGCCTATATTCATGCCATTGTCAGTGTACTGTTGCATGCTTGGCGGTGCTTTCAGCGAGCCGCTGGCCAGCCAGCTGCAAGGCGCGTTTTGCAGGGAATGGCGTGCCCTTTCCAAGAAACGCAACGCCGCAGATGGCCGGCCAGCGGCTCGCCCGAAGGGAGCCCTCCAAAAACGCCATGACGGCGTTGCGGACTCCATCCCTGGAGTCCACCCTTCGGGCCAGCCTGCGGCTGTCCGAATCCGCTCCCGGCGGATTCGTGCAGCGCTTGACAAGGGAATAACCATTGCCTGCACGCTGCGCCTTGTCCTGACGTTTTGGGGGGCTCTGAAAGTATCGCCAAGCATGCAACAGTACACTAGCACCTCAGGAGGAGGGCCATGGTCAAGACGTTTCTCCCCGAACTGCAGAGCGAGGAGAGTCGGCGTGCGGTGGCGGAGGCGAGTGTGGCGCTGCTGGATCGGTGGGGCCTCGATGAGGGTCAGGAGAAGCTTCTGCTTGGCATCGATGCCGTCGGGCCGTATCGCGAAGGCGAGCCTCTACCCGAGAAGCCCGATGTGCTGGCCCGGGCCGGGCAGCTGCTTGCCATCGATCGGGCCTTGAAACGGCGCTATGCGGACGACCCGATGATGCGGGACCATTGGGTCAAGTTCCCGAATCCGGCGCTTGGCAACTTCACGCCCCTGCTGGTCATGCTCGGCGGACGTGAGGGGCTGGAACGCGTCCGGGCTGCCGCAGAATCACCGTTCAGGGGCACCGATGCTGGGGGATAGACAGACAGGAGAGCGAAGCGGCTTTTTACGGCTCCGGTGAGAAATAGGCCACCGCCTGATCATCGCGCATGAGTATCGCGGTGCCGTCTCCTTCCAGGTTCAGACGGTAGTGCTCCTCGATGTCGGTGTCGAAGGCCGGCTTGCAGCTCATGGAAATCACCTGCTTGCTTTCACCGCTCCAGAAGCAGTGCCTGCCCGCCTTTTCCTCGCCGAATTCGAAGAGGTTGGCGCGTCCTTCGTAGGTGACCTCGAGTCGACTGAATTGGGAGTCTTCGGCTGTTGCGGTCCAGTTGCCGGCTGCCGGGTGTGGAGAACAGCCGGTGAGTGCCAGAAGGAGCGTCAGCGCGCCCAGGAGAGATAGAGTAGTTCGCGCACGATTCATGGTGCTTATTCCAGGAAGACCGAAAAGGGGAAACCTACGCCCATTCGGTACGATGGGCAAACCTGCCCACACGTGCTGTCCGGGGTTTCCGGTGTAGTATGGCCGCAATCCGAACGGGAAACTGCAATGAAAAAGCTGAAGCATGAGGCGGAGTTGGTGAAGGAGGCGATCCTTGCCGGTATGAAGTACGGCGAGGAGCGGGGGGTGGTCGAGTTCGAGGCGACCGATTCCGCGAGCGATAAGATTCAATACATTTACCGGTTGCTGGTGCACGACAAGAAAATCCAGCCGCTACCGGAGGAGCAGGTCTCTCAGCAGACGATGCGTCACAAGCTGGCGTTGTGGTATTCGAAGCAGTTGCCGAAGGGGCACCCGTTGCTCAAGTAAGGGGTCGGGGACAAACAGTGGCAGGAGAGACGATGGGACGACTGGGCTTGATGGGTTCGATGATGGCGGCACTTCTGAGCGGGTGCGCCGCGGTGCAAGAGCATGTAAAGCAGCCGCAGGTGGATCTGCGCGATGTGCAGGTGGTGGCCATGTCGCTGGCCGATGCGCAGCTCGCCTTCGATTTCGATGTCCGCAATCCCAATCCCATTGGTATCTCGATGCGGGACCTGAGCTATCGGCTCGAGCTTGCGGACAAGATCTTCACCAGCGGTAGCCTCGGTGAACGGTTGCGGATCGGTGCCAACCAGCAATCACGCCTGACTCTTCCTCTTACGCTGCGTTACAGCGATGTGCTCGACTCACTCGCGGAACTGGGCCGGAGTGATGCGCTGGAGTATCGGATCAGCGGCAAGGCCGATTTCGGTCTGTTTGCCATTCCCTACTCGCAATCGGGCAGCGTGCCGTTGCCCCGGCTCCCGGATGTTTCGGTACAGAGTTTGCGGGTCGAAAACCTCAGCCTTTCCGGTGCGCAGCTGAGGGTGGACCTCAGGATGATCAACACCAACCGCTTTCCGATTCGCTTTAATGGTCTCGACTACCAGGTCAAACTGGGCGACGCCTCGGTGTTGAATGGTGAGAGTGCCCAGCCGTTTTCGCTGGAGCCGAATCGGACCGGGACTCTGCCCTTGCGCCTCAAATTGGATTACGGCCAGATCGCAAACGTCACGCAGGCCATACGGGAGGGCCGCTCCCTGCCGGTGGCGTTCACCGGCAACCTGAAGGTCCCCGGGGCCAGCGGAGAGGTAACCCTTCCTTACCGGTGGAGCGGGGATGTGCCCCTGATGCGTTAACCCCGTGCCGGATCAGGCCAGGCTGACCTGGTCCCGGCCCCGGTTTTTGGAGGCGTAGAGTGCGGTATCCGCTCGTTTGAGCAGCTCGGTGAGTTCCTCGTGGGGCAGATGCCGGGCGATACCAATGCTGAGTGTCACCGGGATCTGTTTCGAACCGAACTGGAATGGATGATGACGTACGGCTTCCCGGATCCGTTCGGCGGCTTTTGTCGCACAGTCCAGATCGCAGTCACTCATGAGGATCAGGAACTCATCTCCGCCCCAGCGACAGAAGGTATCTGAGTCGCGGAAGTATTCACGAACGATTGCCGCGAATCCCGATAAAACCGCATCGCCGCCCGCATGTCCGTAGGTGTCGTTGATCTCCTTGAAGCGGTCGATGTCGACCGTGATGAGCGAGACGGAATCGCCGCGGCGCATGGCGGAAGCGGTATCATGTTTGAAGATCATCTCGAACACGTGCCGGTTGGCCGCGCCGGTCAATTTGTCGGTGGTGGCCATCTCTTCCAGCTTCTGCTGGTAACCCCTCACGGAGAACCAGGCGATGGCCAGAACCAGCGCAGTGATAACCAGAGCCACTCCGATGTTGATGAACAGCGTATTGAGAATGCGTGTATTACTGGCTGATTCGGCCTGCTCGACGATGAGATACCAGTCGAACTCCGGAACCAGGCGGCTGTTGACGTAGACCTTTTCGCCATCGGGTTTGGTATAGGTGAGGGAGGTGCTGGGGCTGGTCAGGATGTGCATGGACATCTTTTCGAGACCGGGACGATCCTGAATGCGGTTGGCGCCTGCGATGTCACTACCCCGAACTGTGATGCTTCCCTCCCGGTCCACGAAGTAAATCTGCCTTCCGTAGCGACTCTGATAGCTCTCGATGAGCTCGGCCACCGAGTTGACCGAAAGACCGATGCCGGTCACGCCTAGAAAGTTGCCCTCGTAGTCCACCACCCGGTAGTTGATAAAGATGCTCAGCCGGTCCCGGTCTGCCGTATCCCAATCAATATTGATTTCGTAATGATCGTTGATGTCGCGGACGCGAAAGTACCAGGCATCAGCGGGGGCCTCGGAATCCAGGGTCTTGACGATGCCGTCGGGGTGGTAATAGCGATACGTGCGGTCGGAGATGAAGAACGAGGTAGTGGTCCGGTATCTCTCCTGAATCTGCTCCAGGTAGCGGATGATCCGCTCCGGATTCTTTTCACCGTCGAGGCTCCAGTCACGGACGAAGGTGTCCTGCGCCATGAGTGAAGAGATGAGGATCGAACGTAACAGATCCCTCTCGATTTCGGAGTAGATGTTATCGCTGGTGAGGGGAAGTGCCTCTTCAGCGATACGATCGCTCAGAGAATCCTCGGTGACCAGATAGCTGACTACGCTGGTGGTGAGAAAACCGAGCACCAGCAGAGAGATGAGTCCCGCTATGAAATAGCTTTTTTTGGGGTACGGCACTGCTGGTTCCGTGATTATGGACCGGTTCAGTCGCGAAGCGCCTCTGAAAGCGGGCCAGAAGCATACACGAGGGGCTGTTTCGGTCCGAACGAGAGGCTCAATATCGGGGCGCCGACTGATGACGTCGTTGCACCAGTATCCCTTGTGAATCGTACCTCAAGCGGCTTTCCGCTGTCGACGCCAGGATGGCAGCCCCGGCAGGGCATCGTCTTTTGCGCACCCATGCCGGTCTGTTACCTGCTCAGTGTCTCACCGGGTAGCGTGTTTCCAATACCGCGATGCCCTTCAGCGGTTGCGGGAGGGGTCCTCTTCCGGCTCCTCGTCCTCGTAATCACTTTTCATGTCGATACCCAACTCCTTGCCGACTTCCACCCAGCGTTCCTCGGCTTCGCAGGGGCAGCAGTCGCACCAGTAGGCGATGCCTTCGTGCATGCTGAGGCTCTTTCGTTTCCGCGGTTTGGTCTGGCGCCCGTTGTCGCCGGACCCCTGTTCATCTGCCATGAAGCTCTCCTCCTGTCCCGCTTCGGCCGTTACCAACCAGTGTAGTGCGACACGGAGCGGCCCATGCAGGTCGGCCTTCAGTTGTCGCTTGCAGTTTTGACGGGCTAAAGCCCGACCTGCGGGGGGGCAGTTTGTGGGTCGGCCCTCAGGCCGACGTTTGCAGTGTGACGGGCTAAAGCCCGACCTGCAGGGGCGCGCAGTTTGTAGGTCGGCCTTCAGGCCGTCGTTTGCGTTGACGGGCTAAAGCCCGACCTACAGGGGCAGCAGTTTGTGGGTCGGCCTTCAGGCCGTCAGTTCGCGTTGACGGGCTAAAGCCCGACCTACAGTGGCCAGCGTGCAGGGTGTAAATGCAAGAAGGAACCGCCGGTTCGGCGGCTTATTCCTGGTGACGTAAAAAAAAGAGCGTCGGAAAAGGCCTGGCTATTTGCTTTTGCGGGCAGCGTAGGGGGAGCCTGCGCCTATTCCGCTGCGGGCGTTGAGGTCGCTGGCTACCTGTTCGGCATGTTCGGTGACTGCCTTGAGGGTCCCGGGCTTCTGGCCCGTTACGACCGAGGTGCCGCGTTCAATGATGTAGCAATGCCAGTTATTGCCTTCCATTCCTTCAGGTTTCTTTGCTTTCTTGACGCTGACTACGCGATACTGCGGACGTACTGTGGGTTTTTCTTCAACTGCAGACATGGCACTCGCTCCTTGTGATTGCCGTTTATGGAGGCTGAAACGCCGCGCCGACTAGGCGCCTGAGTTCGACAGGTGGCTAGCTTCGAACGCGCCAGTGTAGCATATCCCGTGCCACATCGCCATTTCTAGAAATAGCCCTCCTGCTCCGCCACGGCGGATAGCAGCGCCCGCCCGCCATCCAGGTTGTTCATGATGCCGTGGCGGTGGTCGATCCACCACTTGGCATCCACCTGCTCCTCCAGGTAGGCGATTGCCCGTTTGATCCCTTGGGTGACCGTGCTCCAGTGGTCCGGGTCCTCCGCTTCGGCCTCGGCACTGACCTGATCGGTCCACTTCAGTACCTTGTTGACGGCGCTAAAGGCCTTGATGCGAATGCCTTCGGCCCATTCCACCTGCTTTTCGGAACCCTCCAGGGGCGGCAGGCCCTGTTCACGGGCGGCGAGCCGGGCCTCATCCGCTTTCTGTTTGCGCTCCTTCGCCATCTCTTCGGCCTGGCAGAGCCGGCAGGGGGTGTCGGCCAGTTGGTGAACGCGCTCGTCCCAGGCGACGTCGTCGTCACCGTAGAAGGGGTGCAGCGCGATGTGTCCACAGGCGTGGTTCACCACCTTAAGCTCGAATACTTCGCGACTCTCGCCATTGCCCTGGTTGGGGCCGATCAGGGTGCAGGGAATGTCTTGCTGCGCGCACCAGCGGGCGACCTCCAGTTGCCGGGTGGATTCGTAGACGCGGCGAATCGTGGCACCGGTAAAGCTGCGCTCGATGACCGCGGCCTTGAACTTGCCAGCGGAGGTGAAATCGCCGGCCGGGCGCATCACCAGTCCGTCATAGCCGATATGCCACTGCCGGAGCCACTCGATGGTCTGTTCGCGCACCGCTGAACTGCGGCCGGTGACAATCATGACCGGTACTCCCTCTCCCCGCGCCTGGTTGAGGCGATCGATCAGGGGGAGATTCGGCATGTCATCCGTGCAGGCCTCAAGGAACCGGTCCCAGTCCTTGACCCCATCATCGTTGTAGAGGTGATGCAGGCGATGTTCGAGCAGGGCGATCACCCCGTCGAGGCCGCAAATCACGATTTCCTTCGGTTCAGGCATACCTTCCACTTTACCCGATTCCTGCTCCGCGAACTTCCGTCTGGCGGTGAATTCGCCGCGCCTTTGCTAATTTGTGAATAGATGGGCGCTTGCCCGGATTCGGACATGAGGTAGGAAAGGCGATGGAAACGGACCGGATGTTCTGGGAGCAGATGGAGAGGCGCTGGCTCCCCGAAAACGACGATCTGGAGCGTGACGCCGTCCAGAGCGTATTGATTCACCTGCGCAGGCGAATCTCCCAGGAAGAGGCCGAACACCTGTTCGCGCAGTTGCCGCCGCCGATCGGCTCGCTTTCGCTGGAGCCGTCGATTCTGCAGCAGGAAATCGAGGGGAAACGACCCGTGGATACCCTCGATGCGTCAGAGTTTATTCACGCCGTCGGCAGCGAGCTGGAGGTACCCGATGATGTTGCGGAGCAGGCCACCGAAGCCGTGTTCGGAGCGGTCAAACGGGTGCTCCCAATTGAGGAGACCAACCATATCGCCTGGTTGATGCCGACTGATTTACGGGAGGTTTGGCTGCGGGCCTGAACGACGCGACATCAGAGATGTTCGCCCGGCACGTTCTCTTCAATCACCCCTTGCGGAGTCACAATCCAGTGGCGCATCTGTGCCGTATCCCGGCAGGTCTGCGGGATGTGGGCATTGGTCAGCATCTCCGTCAGCGCCAGGGCATCCGATTGATCGATGACATTGTCGTCCACCATTACCCAACAGCTGCGCCCGTTGTTGTGGATACGGAACTCGTGGCCGCCCTCCAACTTTCGATGATATATATCCCGCTGGTCGGTGTGCGTCTGAAGATATTTTCGGATGGCATTGATCTTCTCCATGATCAGGCTCCCTGATTTGTTCCGCTTTGATCAACTCTAGCCCGGATTTCTCACCGGATGCGTGGCCTCTCCTTGCCCTCTGTTCCCACCGCGAATGTTCTTCGGTTGGAAATACACCCGCCCTCACCCATTATGCACCGACTTTCTACTTCCTGGAGACGGTGACGTTCACCAAAAACGGCGAATGGGAGACTGTGTCGGTTCAGTGCATTTGGGGCTTTCGTGCGCGGAGGCGATTACGGCAACTGTTACCGCTGAAGACCCGATTATCTTCTCGTCACGGACGCTTTCAAATGTCTGTTCAAGGCGTCCCGTCCCACCGGTCCACGGTATATCGGTGCAGGAAAACTTCGTTGATCGAATCGGCGCTCTAAACTGACGGCAGGTTGTCAGGAAACTGCCAATGCCCTGCATTCTGCATATCGATATGGATGCCTTCTTTGCCGCGGTGGAGCTTCTGCGGCATCCCGAGCTTCGCGGCGAACCGGTGGTGGTGGGCGGCCGGGGTGTACCTTTCGAACGAGGGGTGGTGTCGACGGCGTCCTACGAAGCCAGGCGCTTTGGTGTCCATTCGGGCATGCCTTTGCGCACCGCCTTTCGACTCTGTCCGTTCTGTCATTTTCTGCCGGTCGACGCCCCGGTCTATCTGAAGATTTCCGAGCACATCAAAGCCCTCCTCCAGACGTATTCGCCAACCGTGGAGGAGGGCGGTATCGATGAGGCATTTCTCGACCTGTCGGAGGTGGCTGATCCGGTAGGGATCGCCCGTATCATCAAAGAGCGCATCCGGGAAGAGACGGGGCTTACCGCCTCTGTGGGCATCGGCCCCAACAAGCTGCTGGCGAAGATGGCTTCCGACCTGGAGAAACCGGATGGGCTGGTGGCACTTCCCGGGGAGGATATCGAGCGCCGGATTTGGCCGCTGCCGGTGAGGCGCCTCTGGGGAGTGGGCCCAAGGACCGAAGCTCATCTGAAGAGCATGGGGGTGAAAACCATCGGCGAACTGGCCGGAATCCCGCCAGCCGTCCTCGTTGTGGAGTTCAAGCCCTCCCGTGGGCACTACCTCCACCGGGCCGCTCACGGTATCGACGACACTCCACTGACCGCACAGCGGGTGCCCAAATCCCTGGGCCACCAGGCAACCTTCCAGCGCGATACCGGAGACCCGGAAGCTATCGAAGCCGAGCTGAACGCCCTGACAGAGGGCTTGGTAATGCGCCTGCACAATATGCGTTTACTCGCCCGAAGCGTCAGCGTGAGGCTGCGCTATGCGGACTTTGAGAGTCATACCCATGCCTTGCACCTGCCAGAGCCGACGGATGACTTTGCCGTCCTCTTCGAGGCCGCCAGAAAGGATCTGCATCGATTCAATCGGGAGCGAGCGAGAAAAGTGCGGCTGGTGGGCGTGCGTTTCGGTGATCTGCATCCCGCTTGAAAGCTGAATTCACAGCCTTTTCCCTGAACTCGAAAGCCTCCCGGTTACACGTTGAAAGCAAGGTAAGTCCTTGAAAGCGGGCACGCCTTGAATACACCTGCAGGGATGCAGGAAGGGTTCCAGTTGCTACCGTTTCCCCGGGGATGGTGCTAAAGTGACTTTCGCAGCTAATTTGCTTGTCATTTCAATAGCTTATAAGCCCATAAGGAAAATCTCCGAGGTAGCCTCATGCAGTCCGGCCCACGACGAATCGTTACCCCTTTCCGCCCCATTCCGCTGGAAGTGCCCGAGGGCATCAAGCCCAACGAGTTCTTCAACAGCACTGAAAACCTGAATGACCTGGAGCACAACAACGGGCTGCTGAGCAATCCGGAGAATCTGCTGCTCTACCGCAAGGCTTTGGGACACAGCAACGAGTTTGATGCTTCGATTATCTACAACACCTCGAAGTGCATCCTCAATCCGCTGGGTCGGCCGGTGCGACGCACCCAGGTCCCGGAGGGGGTGAAACACGTCTGGAACCGGATGAACCAGGTCATCATCAACTACATGCTGGAGCGTTATCCGGACCCGGAGCAGCACCTGATTCTGGCGGGCGAGGCAAGCCTGGATGCCACCTGGCCCCTCACCTCACCCGGGGTGCCCAGCATTCGCATGCTGCACAACCACTTCATGGTGTTTGACAAGACGACGCTGCGCGACGCCGAGCTGGCCGACCTCAACGACCCCAACCTCACCGATGGCGGGCAGCACAGCCTGTTCGAGAAGTACATGCATGACGTCTACCGGGAGTTCATCTGCGAGGCACTCGACCTCTCCGTGCTCAAGCCGGTGAGCGACGAGGTGGCGCGGTTGGACCTGACCGGCTATCCGCAGGGGCTGCCGAGCTGGGAGATCCCCGGCGGCGGGGCCACTCTGGAGAACATCCGCTTCTGGCACGAATACGACGAGGTGCTGAAGGGCTTCCTGGATTTCTACCGCACCTTTTTCAGTCAGGTCTCCACCCGTAACGCGCCGATGCCGCCGGATCTCTACTTCCCCGATGCGGTCGAGCGGGTGCTGATGTTCAACAACGACTTCCTCACCACCGCCAAGAAGGTGCGCGACCGCTGCATCACCGACCCGGCCTACGCTAATGCCGTACGCTGGCAGCCCGCCTTCAAGCAGCTCATCTACCGCAATGACCAGGGCAAGCTGATCGTCACCATCAGCCAGAACTCCATAGGCAACGCCATTACCGAATTGCTCGGGGTGGCGGTCAAACG includes:
- a CDS encoding DNA polymerase IV; translated protein: MPCILHIDMDAFFAAVELLRHPELRGEPVVVGGRGVPFERGVVSTASYEARRFGVHSGMPLRTAFRLCPFCHFLPVDAPVYLKISEHIKALLQTYSPTVEEGGIDEAFLDLSEVADPVGIARIIKERIREETGLTASVGIGPNKLLAKMASDLEKPDGLVALPGEDIERRIWPLPVRRLWGVGPRTEAHLKSMGVKTIGELAGIPPAVLVVEFKPSRGHYLHRAAHGIDDTPLTAQRVPKSLGHQATFQRDTGDPEAIEAELNALTEGLVMRLHNMRLLARSVSVRLRYADFESHTHALHLPEPTDDFAVLFEAARKDLHRFNRERARKVRLVGVRFGDLHPA